The Lactobacillus sp. ESL0680 DNA segment CGCAAATACCAACAAAAATCCGCCAAATTGTGTGTAGACTCTGTGAAGAAGATGCAGTATCTTCAGTCGCAGCAGTTGTCCCAGTTTCAGGCTGATCGTTAATTACGTAATCGGCCACAATTTTACGTGCTAATTGTTGCGGTGTGCCTAATTCTTTTTCAATTGCAGCCCGATTTTGAAAATCACCATCTAACAAGAACTCACGGTAAAATTCCAGCACATCATTGCGATCTCCAAGAGGCAAGGATGACAAATTTTCTTCTACTTCCAAAATGTAGTCATTAATTATTTGTTCCATTTTTCTCTCCCAATATTTGATTAACCTTCGTGCTAAAGTTTAGCCATTCTTCTTGCACAGCTGCTAATAAGGTCAGGCCAGTTTCCGTCAACTGATAGTAGCGGCGATTACGGCCCTGATATGGCTGATCGTAAGTTGTCAGATAGCCGTTCTTCTTTAGTCGTCTTAACACAGGATAGATTGTTGATTCAGAGATATCGAAAGTTCCTTGAACCTTCTGCGTCAACGCATAACCATACAGGTCTTCATCTTTTAAAAACGCAAGAACAGCACCATCAAGTAGTCGTGTTGGTATTTGAATTGCCATATTGTTTCTCCTCTCTATATTATATTTCATATAATATTATCGTAAATTAAAAAAGTCAACAGATATTTAAATAAGTTGGCTTTTTTATCAAAAAAATTATTCAGATTACAACAAATAAGCCACTAATGAACTAAATTTCATTAGTGGCTTTATCTATTTAAATATTATTCCCATTCAATCGTTGAAGGTGGCTTACTCGTGACATCATAGACCACGCGGTTAATATTCGGCACTTCATCAACAATTCGGGTGGAAATCTTCTGTAAGACATCCCATGGCAGATGGGCAAAATCCGCGGTCATGCCATCAATTGAAGTTACTGCCCGAATACCAATTGTATAGTCATAAGTTCGACCATCACCCATTACACCAACGGACTTAATACCCGGCAAAACAGTAAAGTATTGCCAGACCTTTTCTTGCAGTCCAGCTTTTTTGATTTCGTCCCGCAAAATAGCATCACTCTCGCGTACCAATGCCAGCTTATCTTCTGTTACTTCACCCAAAACACGAATCCCAAGTCCTGGACCAGGAAATGGCTGCCGCCAAACTAGATCATGCGGAATACCTAATTTTTCGCCTAATTCACGCACCTCGTCCTTAAATAACTTGCGCAAAGGCTCGATTAATTTAAAGTGCATATCTTCCGGCAAGCCGCCGACATTATGGTGTGACTTGATTGTTTGTGCAGTGTTAGTTCCACTCTCAATCACATCAGTATAGAGTGTGCCTTGAGCCAAAAAGTCAGCATCAGGGATTTTTTGTGCCTCTTCATTGAAGACTTCGATGAACTCCTTACCGATGATTTTGCGTTTTTGCTCAGGATCGGTAACACCCTGGAGCTTATTTAAGAAGCGGTCTTTAGCGTTAACGCGGACGATGTTCACACCTAAGTCGCGGCTAAGAGCTGCCATCACCTCGTCGCCCTCGTTTTTGCGCAACATACCATGATCCACAAAAATTGCGGTCATTTGGTCGCCGATTGCCTTATGGAGCAGCGTCGCGGTCACGCTAGAATCAACACCGCCAGACAATCCCAGAATTACTTTTTTATCGCCAACTTCGGCACGAATATCGGCAATTTTTAGTTCAATAAAGTCGGTCATTGACCAATCAGCCTTGGCTCCACAAACCTTGAAGGCAAAGTTTTTCAAAATATCAAGGCCATATTGCGTGTTGCGCACCTCGGCATGGAACTGAATACCGTAAAATTTAGCCAAATTGTTGGCAATTGCTGAAATTGGACAATTCTTACTTGAAGCAACCGTTGTAAAACCGTCCGGCGCTTGTGTAACCAAGTCACCGTGGCTCATCCAGACATACTCATCTTCTGGCAAATCACTAAACAAAACGGCACTCGGGTCCTCAACCTTGATGTCGGCACGACCATATTCAGAATTATTCGCTGGCTCAACCTTGCCACCCAAATAGTACGACATCAGCTGCATCCCGTAACAAATTCCCAAAATAGGAATCCCCAACTTAAAAATTTCAGGATCAACTTTTAGCGCGTCTTCAGCGTAAATACTGTTTGGCCCACCAGAAAAGATAATCCCCTTAGGATTAATCTTTTTAATCTCTGCCATACTAATATCGTGTGGCAATAATTCTGAATAAATACCAAAATCACGCAGCCGGCGCGTTATTAATTGATTATATTGACTGCCAAAATCTAAAACAATAATTTCATCAAAGTCACTGATTTTTTTCTTCACGGCCATCCCCAAATCCTTTGTAAAGCTATACTGTAAATTTAGTTAAACCATACTAGGAATTATGATTGCGGTCAACCATTTTCTTCCCAAAATATTTTTAAAAGCGAATTATATCCTATATATGCAAAAAATAATTCGTTTTTAAAATAAAGTTTATTCTTGCATGCCCTGCCTAACTCTGTTAGAATTCATTCAATACATAAATATTAATCTATATATTGTCGTAATCAGGTCGACAGTTTCTACTCAGAACCAAAATTCTGAACTATGGATTAAGCAGCAACTTTTAGCGGTCACACTGACCCCTTTTAGGGACCTCTTTTACCATAGTTTTGGTAGAAGCGGCCCCTATTTTTTCAAGGAGGAAAACGTGAAGTTACTAGAAGATCGCATTAGACGTGATGGTGAAGTTTTACCCGGAAATGTCCTGAAAATTAACTCGTTCTTGAATCATCAAGTTGATCCAGAATTGATGATTGCCTGCGGGCAGGAATTTGCCCGCCGCTTTCAAGATAGTGGCATCACCAAGGTCTTAACTTGTGAGGCTTCCGGCATTGCACCCGGCATTATGGCGGCGTTCGAATTACGCGTGCCCATGATTTTTGCCCGCAAGAAGAAGCCGTCAACACTTAACGATGCGGTCTACTGGGCCGACGTTTTTTCTTATACCAAAAAGGTCACCAACAAAATCTGTGTTGAACAAAAATTCCTGCATGAAGATGACACGCTACTAATTATCGACGACTTTTTAGCTCATGGCGAGGCTGTTAAGGGCATGATTAATATTGCCGAGCAGGCTCACGCCAAAATTGCCGGCGTTGGTGTTGTCGTTGCCAAAACTTTCCAAGGCGGCAATGATTGGATTAATGACCACAATTATCGCTTAGAAACTCTGGCAAATATCACTAGCCTAGCTGATGGCGAAGTTCACTTTGCAGGTGAAGAATAATGCCCAAACAAGAAGTTAGTCACCAAAAAGCTGCAGTACTTGGTCTCCAGCATCTCTTAGCCATGTATTCCGGCGCCGTAGCTGTGCCACTACTAATCGGCAGTGCATTAAAATTCAATGTCGGACAGATGACTTATCTTGTTTCTATCGACATTTTTATGTGTGGCCTTGCCACACTCTTGCAATTGATAAGCAACAAGTTTTTTGGTATTGGCTTTCCCGTTATTTTGGGGTGTGCCGTTCAAGCCGTTGCTCCTTTACAAATGATTGGCAAGAAATTCTCAATCAATGATGTGTATGGCGCAATTATTGCCGCTGGGATTTTTGTTATTCTAATTGCTGGTATCTTTGCCAAAATCAAGAAATTTTTCCCGCCAGTCGTCACGGGCACGTTAATTACAACAATTGGTCTAACCCTAATCCCTGTTGCTATTCAAAACATGGGCGGGGGCAATAGCACTGCCAAAGATTTCGGCAGTGGTCAGAATTTACTTTTAGCATTTGTAACCTTGGTGGTTATTTTAGCCTTAGAAATTTGGGCAAAAGGATTTTTACATTCAATTTCCGTATTAGTCGGGTTAATTGTCGGTACGATACTTGCGGCCTGCATGGGACTAGTTTCCTTTGAACCCGTTTTGCAAGCTTCATGGTTCCACTTGCCGCAATTATTTTACTTCGGTGTACCGCACTTTGAATGGTCATCAAGCCTGACGATGATTATCATCGCACTGGTTTCCATGGTCGAATCTACTGGCGTCTTCTTTGCGACCGGCGATTTAATCCACCATAACGTCAGCGAAGAAGACCTCAAAAAAGGTTATCGTGCTGAAGGATTAGCGCAAATCTTTGGCGGCTTATTTAATGCCTTTCCATACACTACATTTTCTCAAAATGTTGGTCTGTTGCAACTATCGGGAATTAAGACTAAACGGCCAATTTATTGGGCTGCAGGATTATTAATGGCAATGGGTCTGCTGCCCAAGATTGGCGCGCTTGTTACTATTATCCCCACTCCCGTTTTAGGTGGCGCAATGCTTGTGATGTTCAGTATGATTGCCGTTCAGGGCATGAAAACTTTAACTAAGGTTGATTTGAACAACAATAACAACATTTTAATTATTGCCATCTCAATCGGCTTAGGTCTCGGGGTTACCATTTACCCGCAAATATTCCAAAATTTGCCGGCAACAATCCAGTTGTTCCTATCCAACGGAATTGTGATTACCAGCCTATCAGCAACTATTCTCAACTTGCTGCTTAAGGGGAAAACTACTAAACAATAATCTTCTATTATGTAAGTATGTTTTCTTTTCTTAGAAAATACTTACCTGCACCTAAAAAGGAGCTGCTTCAATTTAAAGTGGCTCCTTTTATTTACTATACACTATTTATTTCCTGTTACAGTATTTGCTATAATTAATTGTCACTGCCAGCCCTCCTGTATTACCAGAAGGGAGGTGAGAAAATGAATTCATTTTTCATGGCTTTTGTGGTTGCTTTTATTCAAAAATTGGCCGCATGGTCCTTTGAAGAAATAATAAAGTTAATATCACACTTTATTCGCAACCATGGTGGTGACAAGAAGTGATATATCTGCTCTTAAGTAGCAAAAAAAAGCATTACTAAGTTCCATTTAGTAATGCTTTTTATTTTGCTTTGAGAAAACAAATTCATTTTTCTGGTATGCTTATATTTTAGCACAGATTACTTAAGTTGTTAACTTTATCGTTGTTTGCAAGATTTCCCAGATTTTAACTACCTGCAGCTTTTATTTACTATACACTATTTATTTTATATTACAGTATTTGTTATAATTAATTATCACTGCCAACTCTCCTGTCTCACCAGGAAGGGAGGTGAGAAAATGAACTGGCTTATTAAAGCGTTTGTGATTGCACTTATTCAAAAATTAGCCGTATGGTCTTTTGAAGAGATAATAAAGTTAATATCACGCTTTATTCGCAATCATGGCAGTGGTCAAAAGTGATAGTGTTATTCTTTCTGAATAACAAAAAAGCATTACTAACTTCTACTTAGTAATGCTTTTATTTTTGAGAAAATGTACTGGTTTATTCTCGCGTATCTATATTCTAGCACAGATTTGCTTAAGTTGTTAACATTATCTTTATTTACAAAATTTCCCAGGCTTTAGCTTACTTGCACCTTTTATTTACTATACGCTATTTATTTTCTATTACATTATTTGTTATAATTAATTGTCACTGCCAACCCTCCTGTTTCACCAGGAAGGGAGGTGAGAAGATGGTTTGGCTTATTAAGGTTTTCGTGATTGCTCTTGTTCAAAAATTGGCCGTGTGGTCTTTTGAACAAATACTAAAGTTAATATCACACTTTATTCGCAATCATGGCAGTGACCATAAGTGATAGTGCTATTCTTTCTGAATAACAAAAAAGCATTACTAAGTACAAGTTAGTAATGCTTTTATTTTTGAGAAAATGATCTGGATCTCTCTAGGTTTTCCTTATTTTAACACAAATTTGCTTAAGATGTTAATAGACACATCAAAATTTCATTAGCATCTGTTGTCTAATTAATACCTTCTTTGCTTACAAAATAACACTAATTATTAATTTGAACTTATTTAGATTGCCAGATAGCCCTTACTTTTAATACAATAGTAGGTAAAGCAAACAGAAAGGATTTATTTATGAAACAAACAGAATGTACCACAATTTTAGTTGGTAAAGATGCTTCACTCGATGGCTCAACCATGATCGCACGTAGCGAAGATGGTGGCAGAACCATTATCCCTGAAGGATTTGAAGTTATTACACCAAACAAACAACCTAAGCACTACGAAAGTGTCATCAGCCACCAAAAGATTGACGATGACGACCTATTGGCTAACCCGTTACGTTACACCAGTGCTCCTGACGTCTCTGGCGAAAGCGGTATTTGGGCAGCTGCCGGAATTAATTCCGATAACGTTGCCATGACTGCTACCGAGACCATTACCACCAATTCCCGAATTCAAGGAATTGATCCATTGACTGCAGAAGGCGGCCTTGGCGAAGAAGACTTTGTCACTTTAACATTACCATATTTGCATTCAGCACTTGACGGTGTTAAGCGTGTCAGCTACTTACTTGAAAAATACGGCACTTACGAAATGAACGGTATGGCTTTTGCCGACAAGGATGAGATCTGGTACCTAGAAACTATCGGCGGCCACCACTGGATCGCACGGCGGATTCCAGACGATGCTTACGTAATTGCACCTAACCGCTTAAATATTGACGAATTTCACTTTGGTCAAGAAGGCTTCATGGCCTCAAACGATTTAGAAGATTTAATCGCTGAATACCACTTGAACCCTGAC contains these protein-coding regions:
- a CDS encoding PadR family transcriptional regulator; translation: MAIQIPTRLLDGAVLAFLKDEDLYGYALTQKVQGTFDISESTIYPVLRRLKKNGYLTTYDQPYQGRNRRYYQLTETGLTLLAAVQEEWLNFSTKVNQILGEKNGTNN
- the guaA gene encoding glutamine-hydrolyzing GMP synthase, yielding MAVKKKISDFDEIIVLDFGSQYNQLITRRLRDFGIYSELLPHDISMAEIKKINPKGIIFSGGPNSIYAEDALKVDPEIFKLGIPILGICYGMQLMSYYLGGKVEPANNSEYGRADIKVEDPSAVLFSDLPEDEYVWMSHGDLVTQAPDGFTTVASSKNCPISAIANNLAKFYGIQFHAEVRNTQYGLDILKNFAFKVCGAKADWSMTDFIELKIADIRAEVGDKKVILGLSGGVDSSVTATLLHKAIGDQMTAIFVDHGMLRKNEGDEVMAALSRDLGVNIVRVNAKDRFLNKLQGVTDPEQKRKIIGKEFIEVFNEEAQKIPDADFLAQGTLYTDVIESGTNTAQTIKSHHNVGGLPEDMHFKLIEPLRKLFKDEVRELGEKLGIPHDLVWRQPFPGPGLGIRVLGEVTEDKLALVRESDAILRDEIKKAGLQEKVWQYFTVLPGIKSVGVMGDGRTYDYTIGIRAVTSIDGMTADFAHLPWDVLQKISTRIVDEVPNINRVVYDVTSKPPSTIEWE
- a CDS encoding xanthine phosphoribosyltransferase, whose protein sequence is MKLLEDRIRRDGEVLPGNVLKINSFLNHQVDPELMIACGQEFARRFQDSGITKVLTCEASGIAPGIMAAFELRVPMIFARKKKPSTLNDAVYWADVFSYTKKVTNKICVEQKFLHEDDTLLIIDDFLAHGEAVKGMINIAEQAHAKIAGVGVVVAKTFQGGNDWINDHNYRLETLANITSLADGEVHFAGEE
- a CDS encoding nucleobase:cation symporter-2 family protein codes for the protein MPKQEVSHQKAAVLGLQHLLAMYSGAVAVPLLIGSALKFNVGQMTYLVSIDIFMCGLATLLQLISNKFFGIGFPVILGCAVQAVAPLQMIGKKFSINDVYGAIIAAGIFVILIAGIFAKIKKFFPPVVTGTLITTIGLTLIPVAIQNMGGGNSTAKDFGSGQNLLLAFVTLVVILALEIWAKGFLHSISVLVGLIVGTILAACMGLVSFEPVLQASWFHLPQLFYFGVPHFEWSSSLTMIIIALVSMVESTGVFFATGDLIHHNVSEEDLKKGYRAEGLAQIFGGLFNAFPYTTFSQNVGLLQLSGIKTKRPIYWAAGLLMAMGLLPKIGALVTIIPTPVLGGAMLVMFSMIAVQGMKTLTKVDLNNNNNILIIAISIGLGLGVTIYPQIFQNLPATIQLFLSNGIVITSLSATILNLLLKGKTTKQ